CGGAAACATCCCTCCTTCGGGATTACCAAATTTATCTCGAATTCAAATCTTCACGAGTATGCCTCTTATATGGAATATGATTGTATTATCTAGCTACAAAAAAGTGTCAAGTCCCTGGAACTTTTAAATTCTTTTTCTTTTTTTGTGGTTTACCATAAATAAGATTTGTTATTTGTGGTGCTCGTTCAAATAGCACCATGCCTATAAATGCAGCAATAACGATGTAGATTCCACTAAAGACTTTAATAACCCCAGTAGCTAAGGCAGCAATTACGACCGAGAATTCCCCCCGAGCACAAATAGAGAGACCGGCTCGAAAGGAAACCCTTTTCGATAGACCATACATCCTCCCACCAATCATACCTACAAGAACTTTTGCGACAAGTGACCATCCAATTAAGGTAATTAACAACCCTACCTTTGGAACACCATCCCCAAATTCAATGGTTGTACCAAAATACACGAAGAACAATGGAAGCATTAAGTCTTTCACAGGAAGTACGGTTTGTTCCACACGTTCGATTTTTCCAATTTCTGAAAGCATCATACCGGCTAAGAAAGCTCCTAATACTTCCGATAAACCTAAGTATAAGGCTAGTCCTCCGTAAGCGAGAGAGATTCCAATTAATAATGCAATTTTAAAATCTTCATCTTCAATTTTAATTAGCAATTCTTCAAATCGTTTAAATAACGTTTTGCCTAAAAGGACTGCACCAGCGGCAAGTCCAATTATTTTGCCAAACAAAATGCCTAAATCCATAAGTTGAAAATTCTCTCCGCTACTCATTCCCATAATAACGGCAACAACAATCGGAGCAACTAAGTCTTCAAATATTAGTAAAGCAAGAATAAACTCTGTTTCCGAGTTTGCCATCCGACTGGTATCATCAAGCAGTTTAGCTGTGATAGAGGAACTAGTAGCGTACGTTACACCACCGATAAGAAATGATGTAAATAAATCTAACCCAAATACAAGGCATAAAAGCATTGCCACTCCTAAGCTAAGAGCCACATCTAGCAATCCTGCTGGCCAAATTTTTGTAGCGATACCACCCAGCCTTTTAATATTAAACTCTAATCCAAGAAGGAAAAAAAGCAACACGATTCCGATTTCACTCGCAAAATGTAAAAGTTCATTTTCGTGTAATGCATCTGCCAAAACA
The genomic region above belongs to Pontibacillus yanchengensis and contains:
- a CDS encoding cation:proton antiporter, which codes for MHFDMPTLLGAGIVLILIFWLGLLSLKIKFPTVILYILLGIVLADALHENELLHFASEIGIVLLFFLLGLEFNIKRLGGIATKIWPAGLLDVALSLGVAMLLCLVFGLDLFTSFLIGGVTYATSSSITAKLLDDTSRMANSETEFILALLIFEDLVAPIVVAVIMGMSSGENFQLMDLGILFGKIIGLAAGAVLLGKTLFKRFEELLIKIEDEDFKIALLIGISLAYGGLALYLGLSEVLGAFLAGMMLSEIGKIERVEQTVLPVKDLMLPLFFVYFGTTIEFGDGVPKVGLLITLIGWSLVAKVLVGMIGGRMYGLSKRVSFRAGLSICARGEFSVVIAALATGVIKVFSGIYIVIAAFIGMVLFERAPQITNLIYGKPQKKKKNLKVPGT